One genomic window of Saccopteryx bilineata isolate mSacBil1 chromosome 4, mSacBil1_pri_phased_curated, whole genome shotgun sequence includes the following:
- the C4H15orf61 gene encoding uncharacterized protein C15orf61 homolog, whose amino-acid sequence MGALVRCGGPAPSSARPTASEGRGPRARPAMEALRRAHEAALRLLLCRPWASGAASRPKPRASEVLTRHLLQRRLPHWTSFCVPYSAVRNDQFGLSHFNWPVQGANYHVLRTGCFPFIKYHCSKAPWQDLTQQDRFFTALKVVNLGIPTLLYGLGSWLFARVTETVHTSYGPITVYFLNKEDEGAMY is encoded by the exons ATGGGCGCGCTCGTTCGCTGCGGCGGCCCCGCCCCCAGTAGCGCGCGCCCCACGGCGTCCGAAGGGCGGGGACCGCGGGCGAGGCCAGCCATGGAGGCCCTGCGGAGAGCCCACGAGGCCGCGCTCCGGCTGCTGCTGTGCCGGCCTTGGGCCTCGGGCGCCGCCTCCCGCCCGAAGCCGCGCGCCTCGGAGGTGCTGACGCGGCACCTGCTGCAGCGGCGCCTGCCGCACTGGACCTCCTTCTGCGTACCCTACAGCGCCGTCCGCAACGACCAGTTCGGCCTTTCGCACTTCAACTGGCCGGTGCAGGGCGCCAACTACCACGTCTTGCGCACCGGCTGCTTCCCCTTCATCAAGTATCACTGCTCCAAGGCCCCCTGGCAGGACCTGACCCAGCAGGACCGGTTCTTCACGGCGCTCAAGGTCGTCAACCTCG GTATTCCAACTTTATTATATGGACTTGGCTCCTGGTTATTTGCTAGAGTCACAGAGACTGTGCATACCAGTTATGGACCAATaacagtttattttctaaataaagaagatgAAGGTGCCATGTATTGA